A single Nostoc sp. PCC 7107 DNA region contains:
- a CDS encoding non-ribosomal peptide synthetase, with amino-acid sequence MEQQYSNLSSAKKALLEKWKGGKFQADTIPKRQILENIPLSFSQQRLWFIDQLYHGSSFYNIPIAWHIKGQLNITALQQSLNEILKRHEVWRTNFQIVNGEPSQKITAQSTWDLEIINLEHLSGKNWEADVQKFVAELAKKPFNLAQGLLVRATLLRLSEAEQILLVTMHHIITDGWSCDVFLRELSTLYAAFSTNQPSPLAELPIQYADFAIWQRDRIQGKFLETQLNYWEQQLQGELPILQLPTDRPRPSVTSFTGAKQYFQFSKSLTDALKQLSQQADATLFMSLLAGFNILLYCYTDQEDILIGSPIANRNRAELEGMLGLFVNTLILRNNLSGNPSFREFLYRVREITLDAYAHQDLPFEMLVEKLHPERDLSRNPLYEVMFVLQNTPTNVQEISGITLQTLEFDSGTAQLDIFLSMSESPEGLTGCLEYNTDIFNSTTITQFINNFQTLLTNIVTNPEQHLSELSLLTASEQKQLLFKFNQTRADYPQNITLHQLFEQQVELTPNCLALISQSEELTYRQLNHRVNQLAHYLQKQGVTNKTLVALCLERSIDMVVGILAILKAGGAYIPLDPSYPVERLNFMLWDSQASLLLTKQEILEQLSLSTDKIVCLDIHQDEIAQQNLENPIHTTKADHLAYIIYTSGSTGTPKGVLGSHRGTVNGLNWLWKTYPFTPEEVCCQKTAISFVDSVWEIFAPLLQGIPTVIISNNTVQDPQLFIGALADHKVTRIILVPSLLRLMLDNYSYLMKKLSHLKIWITSGEAVSVKLAQTFRELMLSAKLINLYGSSEVSANATYYDTSLLSGTANIVPIGRPIDNTQIYILNRHLQITPIGVFGELYISGDGLAQGYLNRMELTQERFINHPWIPGNKLYKTGDIVRYLPDGNIEYFGRQDEQVKVRGFRVELSEIAAVIVQHPDVEEAVVVAHNNAQENLRLIAYVVTNKQDIATQLLPVLQQKLPNYMLPSAFVVIDKLPLTPNGKVDKRSLPTNEIIQANTNQSYVAPRNFTELSLVKLWENLLNVNPIGVTDNFFNLGGHSFLAVRLMAQIHDRFEHGLPLSTLFENPTIEKLATIVSQPSRQSSHTPLVAINSSGSKIPFFCIHGAGGGISHYFNLSRRLGEDYQFYALEDSLEQDKSEIISVEATAIRYLQEIQKVQPHGPYLLGGHCYGGVLAFEIAQQLHKQGEKVSLLAIIDAIISETPIESTDDDDAKFLLRIAESIKTDNNIDFSVPFAELRNLPLKEQLHLINQKANFLFSDTEINDFMRHYQLFKAHVQAMRNYVPEVYANQITLLRANAAILHDFENSEWNTDDPLLGWGKFADQPIQMIEIPGDHFSIFIEPYIQELARNMRVCIDNALNNESKKDQ; translated from the coding sequence ATGGAACAACAATACTCTAATTTATCATCGGCAAAGAAAGCCCTGCTGGAAAAATGGAAGGGAGGAAAATTTCAAGCTGATACTATTCCCAAGCGTCAAATATTAGAGAACATTCCCTTATCTTTCTCGCAACAAAGACTATGGTTTATTGACCAACTTTACCACGGGAGTTCTTTCTATAATATTCCCATTGCTTGGCATATCAAAGGGCAATTAAATATCACAGCGCTGCAACAAAGTCTGAATGAAATTCTCAAACGTCATGAAGTGTGGCGGACAAATTTTCAGATTGTCAATGGCGAACCATCTCAGAAGATTACAGCCCAATCAACTTGGGATTTAGAGATTATTAATCTGGAACATTTATCTGGAAAAAATTGGGAAGCAGATGTTCAGAAATTTGTAGCAGAGTTAGCTAAAAAACCTTTTAATTTAGCTCAAGGACTTTTAGTCAGAGCAACTTTACTGCGTTTGAGTGAAGCAGAACAAATTTTGCTTGTCACTATGCACCACATTATTACAGATGGCTGGTCTTGTGATGTCTTTTTGCGGGAGTTATCAACCCTGTATGCTGCTTTCTCAACAAATCAGCCTTCTCCCTTAGCGGAACTTCCCATCCAGTATGCAGATTTTGCCATTTGGCAACGCGATCGCATTCAAGGTAAATTTTTAGAAACCCAATTAAATTATTGGGAGCAACAACTCCAGGGTGAGCTACCAATACTCCAATTACCTACAGACCGTCCACGACCTAGTGTGACATCTTTTACTGGTGCCAAGCAATACTTTCAATTCTCCAAATCTCTCACAGACGCATTAAAACAATTAAGTCAGCAAGCAGACGCTACTTTATTTATGAGTTTGCTGGCAGGATTCAACATATTATTATATTGCTACACCGACCAAGAAGACATCTTAATTGGTTCTCCTATTGCTAATCGCAATCGAGCCGAATTAGAAGGAATGTTGGGTTTATTTGTCAATACTTTAATCTTACGTAATAACCTGAGTGGAAATCCTAGCTTCCGTGAATTTCTTTATCGTGTACGTGAGATAACTCTTGATGCTTATGCACATCAAGATTTGCCTTTTGAGATGCTGGTAGAAAAATTGCACCCCGAACGTGACTTAAGCCGCAATCCACTTTATGAAGTCATGTTTGTGCTGCAAAATACACCTACAAATGTGCAAGAAATCTCTGGTATAACTTTGCAGACTTTAGAGTTTGATAGTGGTACAGCACAACTAGATATTTTCCTCTCGATGTCTGAATCTCCAGAGGGATTAACAGGTTGTTTGGAATACAATACAGATATTTTTAACTCCACCACGATTACCCAATTTATCAACAATTTCCAAACTTTGTTGACAAATATCGTCACCAATCCAGAGCAGCATTTGAGTGAGTTATCCTTACTAACTGCTTCTGAGCAAAAACAACTATTATTTAAATTTAATCAAACTCGTGCTGATTATCCCCAAAATATAACTTTACATCAATTATTTGAGCAACAAGTTGAATTAACACCTAACTGTTTAGCATTAATTAGCCAATCTGAAGAATTAACCTATCGTCAACTTAACCACAGAGTTAATCAGCTTGCACATTATTTACAAAAACAGGGAGTCACAAACAAAACCCTAGTTGCTCTATGTCTGGAACGTTCCATAGACATGGTAGTAGGAATATTAGCTATTCTCAAAGCTGGTGGTGCATATATTCCCCTAGATCCGAGTTATCCTGTTGAGCGTCTGAATTTTATGCTCTGGGACTCTCAAGCATCCTTGTTACTTACCAAGCAAGAGATATTAGAACAACTATCCTTATCGACGGATAAAATTGTTTGCTTGGATATCCATCAAGACGAAATTGCTCAACAAAATCTCGAAAATCCTATTCACACTACAAAAGCCGATCATCTCGCTTATATTATCTACACTTCTGGCTCAACTGGAACTCCTAAAGGCGTGCTTGGTTCTCATCGCGGTACAGTCAATGGCTTAAACTGGTTATGGAAAACTTATCCTTTTACTCCAGAAGAAGTTTGTTGTCAAAAGACAGCTATTAGTTTTGTCGATTCTGTCTGGGAGATTTTTGCTCCTTTACTCCAAGGAATTCCCACAGTAATTATTAGTAATAATACTGTACAAGACCCGCAGTTATTTATAGGAGCTTTGGCAGATCACAAAGTAACTCGGATTATCCTTGTACCTTCATTACTGCGGTTGATGTTAGATAATTACAGTTATCTGATGAAGAAATTATCGCATTTAAAAATTTGGATAACTAGCGGAGAAGCAGTATCTGTGAAGTTAGCACAAACCTTCCGAGAATTGATGCTATCTGCAAAACTAATTAACCTTTATGGCTCATCGGAAGTTTCTGCTAATGCCACTTATTATGATACCAGTTTATTGTCGGGAACAGCAAATATTGTCCCCATCGGTCGTCCAATTGATAACACTCAGATATACATCTTAAATCGCCATTTACAAATAACACCTATCGGGGTTTTTGGTGAACTTTATATTAGTGGTGATGGGTTAGCACAAGGTTATTTAAATCGGATGGAATTAACTCAAGAAAGATTTATTAATCATCCCTGGATTCCGGGAAACAAGCTTTACAAGACTGGAGATATTGTCCGTTATCTTCCCGATGGAAATATAGAGTATTTTGGTCGCCAGGATGAACAAGTAAAAGTTCGCGGCTTTCGAGTGGAATTAAGCGAAATTGCAGCTGTGATTGTCCAACATCCAGATGTGGAAGAAGCTGTGGTAGTTGCTCACAATAATGCTCAAGAAAATCTCCGGTTAATTGCCTATGTTGTGACAAACAAACAGGATATAGCTACACAATTACTGCCAGTTTTACAGCAGAAATTGCCTAATTATATGTTACCTTCTGCTTTCGTTGTCATCGATAAGCTTCCTTTAACACCGAATGGCAAGGTAGACAAGCGCTCTCTCCCAACTAATGAAATTATTCAAGCTAATACGAATCAATCTTATGTTGCGCCGCGAAATTTTACAGAATTATCATTAGTAAAACTTTGGGAAAACCTGCTGAATGTTAACCCAATTGGGGTGACAGATAACTTCTTTAACTTGGGTGGACACTCGTTTTTAGCTGTCCGCTTAATGGCTCAAATTCACGACAGATTTGAACATGGTCTCCCTCTATCGACTCTGTTTGAAAACCCGACAATTGAAAAACTAGCAACTATTGTCAGTCAGCCATCCCGTCAGAGTTCTCATACTCCTTTAGTAGCAATTAACTCCTCTGGTTCCAAGATACCTTTTTTCTGTATTCATGGTGCTGGAGGAGGAATTAGTCACTACTTTAACTTATCTAGAAGACTTGGTGAAGATTATCAATTTTACGCTTTGGAAGATAGTTTAGAACAAGACAAATCAGAAATTATTTCAGTAGAAGCAACAGCAATTCGTTATCTTCAAGAAATTCAGAAAGTCCAACCACATGGCCCTTATCTTTTAGGTGGTCATTGTTATGGCGGTGTGCTGGCTTTTGAAATAGCGCAACAATTACACAAGCAAGGTGAAAAAGTCAGTTTATTAGCGATTATCGATGCCATAATTTCCGAAACACCCATTGAATCTACAGATGATGATGATGCAAAATTTTTACTCCGCATCGCTGAATCGATAAAAACTGATAATAATATAGACTTTTCTGTACCTTTTGCCGAACTGCGAAATTTACCGTTAAAAGAGCAACTACATTTAATTAATCAAAAAGCTAACTTTTTGTTTAGCGATACAGAAATTAACGATTTTATGCGCCATTATCAACTGTTTAAAGCGCATGTCCAAGCAATGCGAAATTATGTACCAGAGGTTTATGCTAACCAGATAACTTTACTTCGGGCAAATGCAGCAATATTGCATGATTTTGAAAACTCAGAGTGGAATACAGACGACCCATTATTAGGGTGGGGAAAATTTGCTGATCAACCTATACAAATGATTGAAATCCCCGGCGATCATTTTTCAATTTTTATCGAACCTTATATTCAGGAGTTAGCGAGAAATATGAGAGTGTGTATTGATAATGCTTTAAATAATGAAAGTAAAAAAGACCAATGA
- a CDS encoding cytochrome P450: MKLPPGPKIPAWLLALQFEANPFTYMDANYQRYGDIVTIMFGSTPMIYVSNPLGIKQIFTNTKEITASGTLNEDFAFFTGERGILQLDGFVHKNRRKVLMQAFHGTRMQACGRRICELTQKIIERQTIGKPFVAYSIAEEITLSIGIEVVLGLQEGKRYEKVKHLFFSMFKSEQSKLFQLLTKLPLGTLNLGRWSPQGYLLHLRQEIFQFLDTEVQERRSPSDASRTDMLSDLIFATDETGELLSNAEVRDLLLSPLFAASDASATAITWALYWIHRSPRVRDRLLSEIDSLGENPDPMNIIALPYLSAVCYEVLRIYPTQLFAFPRLVESPVEVMGYELPSGTILIANIYSTHQREDLYPQPKKFQPERFLEKQFSPYEFLPFGGGSRVCIGGTFALFTMKLVLATILKNYQLTLVSQRPERPKYGGLLAYPANGVQMVMQSKRHLQKQSQPLTSGSF; encoded by the coding sequence ATGAAACTACCACCTGGCCCCAAAATACCAGCTTGGTTGTTAGCTCTACAATTTGAGGCTAACCCCTTTACTTATATGGATGCTAATTACCAACGTTATGGTGACATCGTAACTATAATGTTTGGTTCTACGCCGATGATTTATGTGAGTAATCCTTTAGGTATCAAGCAAATTTTTACTAATACTAAAGAAATTACTGCATCTGGGACATTGAACGAAGATTTTGCTTTCTTCACAGGAGAGCGAGGAATTCTGCAACTTGATGGTTTCGTTCACAAAAATCGCCGTAAGGTTTTAATGCAGGCTTTTCATGGAACGCGAATGCAAGCCTGTGGAAGACGTATCTGCGAACTTACGCAAAAAATTATCGAGCGACAGACGATTGGTAAACCCTTTGTCGCTTACTCAATCGCCGAAGAAATTACGCTGTCTATCGGGATAGAAGTTGTCCTGGGATTACAGGAAGGTAAACGCTATGAAAAAGTCAAACATTTATTTTTTTCGATGTTCAAATCCGAGCAATCAAAACTTTTTCAACTGCTGACCAAACTACCTTTAGGAACACTTAATTTAGGTCGATGGAGTCCTCAAGGCTATCTGCTTCACCTCCGACAAGAGATTTTTCAATTTCTTGATACTGAAGTTCAAGAGAGGCGATCGCCCTCAGATGCTTCACGCACCGATATGTTGAGCGATCTGATATTTGCTACTGATGAAACAGGCGAATTATTAAGTAATGCAGAAGTCCGCGATTTGTTACTGTCGCCGCTTTTTGCAGCTAGTGATGCTTCCGCTACTGCAATTACTTGGGCATTATATTGGATTCATCGTTCACCGAGAGTGCGCGATCGCCTACTATCAGAAATCGATAGCCTGGGGGAAAACCCAGACCCCATGAACATTATCGCTCTACCTTACCTCAGCGCCGTTTGTTACGAAGTTTTGCGAATTTACCCAACTCAGTTGTTTGCATTTCCCAGATTGGTCGAGTCTCCCGTAGAAGTGATGGGCTATGAGTTGCCTTCTGGTACAATACTAATTGCTAATATTTATTCCACACATCAGCGCGAAGATTTATATCCCCAACCCAAAAAATTTCAACCAGAGCGCTTTTTAGAAAAACAATTTTCACCCTACGAATTTCTGCCTTTTGGTGGTGGTTCTCGTGTTTGTATTGGGGGAACTTTCGCCTTATTTACAATGAAACTCGTATTAGCAACCATCCTGAAAAATTATCAATTGACTTTGGTGAGCCAACGACCAGAACGTCCTAAATATGGTGGTCTGCTTGCTTATCCTGCTAATGGTGTGCAGATGGTGATGCAGAGCAAACGCCATCTGCAAAAACAATCACAGCCACTTACTTCTGGCTCATTTTAG
- a CDS encoding SDR family NAD(P)-dependent oxidoreductase, whose product MTKSTKGAVLITGTSAGIGRATALLLDKQGYQVFAGVRTEKDAESLKQEASGMLTPIILDITNQAQIKAASEFVALAVGEQGLLGLVNNPCGIAYGPLECVPIEDVRLNFEVGIIGHIAVTQAFLPMLRKAKGRIINISASCGKIALPYFGLLSASKFALESFTDSLRIELCSSGIEVTSILSGAFKTDIYKKVKESYERTFANMSPETKALYDKYCRMDLQEIEHGNRNGEPCEIFADFILKVLEARKLKRQYFISSSILGMLEDQLFYLAKRLLPHQYFYDKILFGQLIKTMKFDVGLKN is encoded by the coding sequence ATGACAAAAAGTACAAAAGGTGCAGTATTAATAACAGGAACTTCGGCAGGTATTGGTCGAGCTACCGCACTTTTACTAGACAAACAAGGATATCAAGTTTTTGCTGGGGTTCGTACAGAAAAAGATGCTGAATCTCTAAAACAAGAAGCATCTGGTATGCTCACTCCCATAATCTTAGATATTACAAATCAAGCACAAATTAAAGCCGCATCTGAATTTGTGGCATTAGCAGTTGGTGAGCAAGGACTACTCGGATTAGTCAACAATCCATGTGGTATAGCTTATGGCCCTTTAGAGTGTGTTCCCATAGAGGATGTCAGATTGAATTTTGAAGTAGGTATTATTGGGCATATTGCTGTCACACAGGCATTTTTACCAATGCTGCGAAAAGCTAAAGGCCGCATTATCAACATCAGTGCTAGTTGTGGGAAAATAGCCCTGCCATACTTTGGACTTTTATCTGCTTCTAAATTTGCCCTAGAGTCATTTACTGATTCTTTACGCATAGAATTATGTTCTTCTGGGATTGAAGTTACCTCTATTTTGTCTGGTGCATTTAAGACAGATATTTATAAAAAAGTTAAGGAAAGCTATGAAAGAACTTTTGCTAATATGTCCCCAGAAACCAAAGCTTTATATGATAAATATTGTAGAATGGATCTACAAGAAATTGAACATGGAAACCGTAACGGTGAACCATGCGAAATCTTTGCAGATTTCATCTTAAAAGTTTTAGAAGCTCGTAAACTAAAAAGACAATATTTTATCTCAAGTTCTATTTTGGGAATGTTGGAAGATCAGCTTTTTTATCTAGCGAAAAGATTGCTACCACACCAATACTTTTATGACAAGATTCTTTTTGGACAGCTAATAAAGACTATGAAATTTGATGTTGGATTAAAAAATTAA
- a CDS encoding sucrase ferredoxin, with product MQTQPSNILSVAECRFCSLVSKANKEDPIGTAETCNYWLIIEIPQPWPQDLYEEHPKIKPLLGLFYEVFEQHEIKLRPMVIAPDREYSQPGFTRILYYCRPAKLFSQFEKQEFVVPDEEVIALITAILQQLMQQPHDLSNFQQYEQQTSHIRELMVCTHAQVDLACGRFGNPLYRRLRKEYAPVSNGKLRVWQTTHFGGHQFAPTLADLPQGCFWGHVEAEALDLLVNRNDSPFGLRQFYRGWSGLSKYEQIVEREIWMQLGWNWLDYLKAGQVLVEDADWAEVRINYVSPDSSLSGAYQARVEVCGQVISALSSATEMQLTAVKQYRVSYLIQVD from the coding sequence ATGCAAACTCAACCGAGTAATATACTTTCCGTCGCTGAATGTCGTTTTTGCTCCTTAGTATCTAAAGCTAACAAAGAAGACCCAATTGGGACAGCAGAGACTTGTAACTATTGGCTGATTATAGAAATTCCCCAGCCTTGGCCCCAAGACCTTTATGAGGAACATCCAAAAATCAAGCCATTATTAGGCTTGTTTTATGAGGTCTTTGAGCAACATGAGATTAAGCTTCGGCCGATGGTAATTGCTCCTGACCGCGAGTACTCCCAACCTGGCTTTACCCGCATACTGTATTACTGTCGTCCGGCCAAACTATTTTCTCAATTTGAAAAGCAGGAGTTTGTTGTTCCAGATGAGGAAGTAATTGCGTTAATAACAGCAATACTCCAACAATTGATGCAACAGCCCCATGATTTATCAAACTTTCAGCAATATGAGCAACAAACTAGTCATATTCGTGAACTCATGGTTTGTACTCATGCTCAAGTAGACCTTGCCTGTGGCAGATTTGGTAATCCGCTATATCGACGATTACGCAAAGAATATGCTCCTGTCTCCAACGGTAAATTAAGAGTATGGCAAACTACTCACTTTGGTGGTCATCAATTCGCTCCTACCTTAGCTGACTTACCCCAAGGGTGTTTTTGGGGACATGTAGAAGCGGAAGCCCTTGATTTACTAGTCAATAGAAATGATTCTCCTTTTGGGTTGCGTCAATTCTACCGAGGATGGTCAGGTTTAAGTAAATATGAGCAAATTGTCGAACGGGAAATTTGGATGCAATTGGGTTGGAATTGGCTGGACTATTTGAAAGCTGGACAAGTGCTGGTAGAAGATGCTGATTGGGCAGAAGTACGTATTAATTATGTGTCTCCAGATAGTAGTTTATCTGGTGCTTATCAAGCCAGAGTCGAAGTTTGTGGTCAGGTTATAAGTGCCTTGAGTTCGGCAACAGAAATGCAACTAACAGCAGTGAAGCAGTATCGTGTTAGCTATTTAATTCAGGTTGATTAA
- a CDS encoding oxidoreductase yields MVSSSISQTRVWLITGCSSGLGRALAETVLEQGETVVITARNPQHIEDLAAKFPSQTLAVQLDVTKPDQVQEAVKQAIAKFGRIDVLVNNAGCEIAGVIEEISDEAVRRMFETNFFGVLEMLRAVVPYMRQQRSGHIFNISSIACFAASPGGGIYGSTKLALEGISGSLANEVAPFGVKVTIVEPNGLRTDFFTRSFALTETQIEDYQPLIEGIRQSVQELIDGGLIGDPKKASQAIIQVADSDHPPMRLALGADTVEAIKEALEFMRADVDAWKEVSMSTDFDAVVVNKLQAVS; encoded by the coding sequence ATGGTATCCTCATCTATTTCTCAAACACGAGTCTGGTTGATTACTGGTTGTTCTAGTGGTCTTGGTAGAGCATTAGCCGAAACAGTTCTTGAGCAAGGTGAAACTGTAGTTATAACAGCACGAAATCCACAGCACATAGAAGATTTAGCAGCAAAGTTTCCGAGTCAGACTTTAGCAGTACAACTTGATGTTACAAAACCCGATCAAGTCCAAGAAGCTGTAAAACAAGCAATTGCCAAGTTTGGACGCATTGATGTACTTGTCAACAATGCTGGATGCGAGATTGCAGGAGTCATTGAAGAAATTAGCGATGAAGCTGTTCGTCGGATGTTTGAAACCAACTTTTTTGGAGTATTAGAAATGCTCCGGGCAGTAGTACCATATATGCGACAGCAACGTAGTGGACACATCTTTAATATTTCATCAATTGCTTGCTTTGCAGCTAGTCCTGGTGGGGGAATTTATGGCAGTACTAAACTAGCACTAGAAGGAATTTCTGGTTCTTTAGCTAACGAAGTTGCACCGTTCGGCGTTAAAGTGACAATTGTTGAACCTAACGGGCTGCGTACAGACTTTTTTACACGTTCTTTTGCCTTAACTGAAACTCAAATTGAAGACTATCAACCATTGATTGAGGGCATACGTCAGAGTGTGCAAGAACTGATTGATGGAGGGTTAATAGGTGATCCGAAGAAAGCTTCTCAAGCAATTATTCAAGTAGCTGATAGCGATCATCCACCAATGAGATTGGCATTGGGAGCAGATACAGTAGAAGCGATTAAAGAGGCATTGGAGTTTATGAGAGCAGACGTAGATGCTTGGAAGGAAGTATCTATGAGTACTGATTTTGATGCGGTTGTAGTGAATAAACTCCAAGCTGTCAGTTAA
- a CDS encoding helix-turn-helix transcriptional regulator, with protein sequence MTLILSQSDFDELCQQAPKPQVQNLVLDSFERLEGVPEILGRGYNRSMKLSPGVWLDFLDCEYHQDLMVKTPAHDHRIQISIFLSGLLYFDNVHPNIGGTHSYFSGSGISPGYIEKCCAGERLTCVNVEIEPELLNSFLLEDGQYSPDIQNLLFKGEDWKISFYPTVKPAMRSLAQQIWNTPYRGSARRMYLQAKVFELVAMHLDWISTEQKPIHDTPGLKPETIARIHYAQEILTTQLEHPPSLSELAQQVGVSVRTLHRGFSAIFNTTVVGYLTQQRLQKAEMLLRQGDRQVSEVANLVGYGHLGNFAAAFKRQYGITPSQCLAGKKAVFG encoded by the coding sequence ATGACACTCATCCTCAGCCAATCAGACTTTGACGAACTGTGCCAACAGGCTCCTAAACCCCAGGTTCAGAATCTCGTACTGGATAGCTTTGAGAGGCTTGAGGGTGTGCCGGAAATTTTGGGAAGGGGCTACAATCGCAGCATGAAACTATCGCCTGGGGTGTGGTTAGATTTCTTGGATTGCGAATATCACCAGGACTTGATGGTGAAAACACCAGCTCACGACCATCGGATACAGATTTCGATTTTTCTATCAGGCTTGCTTTACTTTGATAATGTTCACCCTAATATCGGTGGTACCCATAGCTACTTTTCAGGTAGTGGAATTTCGCCTGGCTACATTGAAAAGTGTTGCGCTGGAGAGCGTTTAACTTGCGTGAATGTAGAGATTGAGCCAGAATTGCTAAACTCGTTTTTGCTTGAGGATGGGCAATACAGTCCTGATATTCAAAATTTGCTGTTTAAAGGGGAAGACTGGAAAATATCATTTTATCCCACAGTAAAACCGGCAATGCGATCGCTTGCTCAACAAATTTGGAATACACCCTATCGCGGTTCAGCAAGGCGGATGTATCTTCAGGCGAAGGTATTTGAGTTAGTAGCAATGCACTTGGATTGGATCTCAACAGAGCAAAAGCCAATTCATGATACACCAGGGCTGAAACCTGAAACAATTGCCCGTATCCACTACGCTCAAGAAATTTTGACCACACAACTGGAGCATCCGCCATCGCTTTCGGAATTAGCGCAGCAAGTAGGAGTTAGCGTTCGTACTCTCCACAGAGGTTTTTCTGCAATCTTTAACACAACTGTAGTAGGTTATTTGACACAGCAACGGTTACAAAAAGCAGAAATGTTATTACGTCAAGGCGATCGTCAAGTGTCAGAAGTGGCAAATCTGGTAGGCTATGGACACTTGGGTAACTTTGCAGCAGCCTTTAAGCGCCAGTATGGCATCACGCCCAGTCAGTGTTTGGCAGGTAAAAAGGCAGTTTTTGGATAG